Proteins from a single region of Shinella zoogloeoides:
- a CDS encoding glutamine synthetase family protein, with translation MTNDKKAAGSPSANAPSNAPARIEILLVGMNGDLRGKQVPPEGEKKIWDGSVRLPSSTQSLDIWGDDNDDITGLSLSVGDPDGVCIPDRRSLTAMPWAPEGSRQVLATMHEFDGTASFMDPRAILARMLKRFEDRGLTPVVATELEFYVVEDDWRETGKPRPPAALMYRDEPNGFQLYDMRATDALDDYLQTVRAWAKAMDLPADATTAEFGPGQFEINLLHRPDALAAADDCIYLKRIAEQAARRFGLKSTCMAKPYADQAGSGLHVHCSVIDKDGKNILDARGGEPAKLKSICAGMLQTMRDAQLVFAPFANSYRRFQPGSFAPVDLTWGFGHRGTAIRIPDKDGPAARVEHRVAGADVNPYLLLTAILGGILLGLDNELDPGPVTEPGKDVPDAKRLTHDFLTAVEEFSASPFIKDAFGAEYQKLYGDTKRKEAIIYLRTVSDFDYQTYLPRI, from the coding sequence ATGACAAACGACAAGAAGGCAGCCGGTTCACCGTCCGCCAATGCCCCCAGCAATGCCCCGGCCCGTATCGAAATCCTCCTCGTCGGCATGAACGGCGACCTACGCGGCAAGCAGGTGCCGCCGGAAGGCGAGAAGAAGATCTGGGACGGTTCGGTGCGCCTGCCCTCCTCCACCCAGTCGCTCGACATCTGGGGCGACGACAATGACGACATCACCGGCCTTTCCCTTTCCGTCGGCGATCCGGACGGCGTGTGCATTCCCGACCGCCGCTCGCTGACCGCCATGCCCTGGGCGCCGGAAGGCTCGCGCCAGGTGCTCGCCACCATGCACGAATTCGACGGCACCGCCTCCTTCATGGATCCGCGCGCCATTCTCGCCCGCATGCTGAAGCGCTTCGAGGACAGGGGTTTGACGCCGGTCGTGGCGACGGAACTCGAATTCTACGTGGTCGAGGACGACTGGCGCGAGACGGGCAAGCCCCGCCCGCCGGCGGCCCTCATGTACCGCGACGAGCCGAACGGCTTCCAACTCTACGACATGCGCGCGACGGATGCGCTGGACGACTATCTCCAGACCGTGCGCGCCTGGGCGAAGGCCATGGACCTGCCGGCGGACGCGACGACCGCCGAATTCGGTCCCGGCCAGTTCGAGATCAACCTGCTGCACCGTCCCGATGCGCTCGCCGCCGCCGACGACTGCATCTACCTCAAGCGCATCGCCGAACAGGCCGCGCGCCGCTTCGGCCTGAAATCCACCTGCATGGCGAAACCCTATGCGGATCAGGCGGGTTCGGGCCTGCATGTCCATTGCAGCGTCATCGACAAGGACGGCAAGAACATTCTCGACGCCAGGGGCGGCGAGCCGGCGAAGCTGAAGTCGATCTGCGCCGGCATGCTGCAGACGATGCGCGACGCGCAGCTCGTCTTCGCGCCCTTCGCCAATTCCTACCGCCGCTTCCAGCCGGGCTCCTTCGCGCCGGTGGACCTTACCTGGGGCTTCGGCCATCGCGGCACCGCCATCCGCATCCCGGACAAGGACGGCCCGGCGGCGCGCGTCGAACACCGCGTCGCGGGTGCGGACGTGAACCCCTACCTGCTGCTGACGGCGATCCTCGGCGGCATTCTGCTCGGTCTCGACAACGAACTCGATCCAGGTCCGGTAACGGAGCCGGGCAAGGACGTGCCGGACGCCAAGCGTCTGACGCACGACTTCCTGACGGCCGTCGAAGAATTCTCCGCCTCGCCCTTCATCAAGGACGCCTTCGGCGCGGAATACCAGAAGCTCTACGGCGATACGAAGCGCAAGGAGGCGATCATCTACCTGCGCACGGTCTCGGATTTCGACTACCAGACCTATCTGCCGCGGATTTGA